Proteins found in one Quercus robur chromosome 2, dhQueRobu3.1, whole genome shotgun sequence genomic segment:
- the LOC126715322 gene encoding uncharacterized protein LOC126715322 — protein sequence MATNLFSFRPSVISACSSSGQRRPDPNSRKSGGGDGSSSANWWIPLFGWSSEPDYIDSENSSNNKKRIESEKLEMEPDLSRTRTRFTPGCFTEEKAKQLRMMIKETESFHDKMYHSAIASRLATDFKNSSDQ from the coding sequence ATGGCTACGAATCTCTTTTCCTTTCGGCCGTCGGTGATCAGTGCTTGTTCCTCATCGGGTCAGCGGAGACCCGACCCGAACAGCAGAAAATCCGGTGGAGGAGACGGATCCTCGTCGGCCAACTGGTGGATCCCGCTATTCGGCTGGTCCTCGGAGCCGGATTACATTGATTCCGAaaacagcagcaacaacaagAAGCGGATCGAGTCGGAGAAACTGGAGATGGAACCGGATCTTTCGAGAACCCGAACCCGGTTCACCCCGGGTTGCTTCACGGAGGAGAAGGCGAAGCAGCTCCGGATGATGATCAAGGAAACGGAGTCGTTTCATGACAAGATGTACCACTCCGCCATCGCATCCCGCCTCGCCACCGATTTCAAAAACAGCTCCGATCAGTAA